In the genome of Aedes aegypti strain LVP_AGWG chromosome 2, AaegL5.0 Primary Assembly, whole genome shotgun sequence, the window gtgtgttGCAAAGGGGAAACCGAGAGGGGATCTAGATATAGAAGAGCCGCTAGTCTAATGGCAGATCGTCGTCGTGGGTAATTGCGTCTTCACCATTATTGCGAGCGGGCATCGGTGAGTTTTGTCGCCATTCGGAAGGGGAGGAGTAATTGTTAGCATTTGCGCCTGGGATCGAATAATTTTCCCATATTGAAGAGAGCGAAGCACTACGAGATGAATGAAATATCACATCGAGATAGAACGATTCCGATAGAAGAAATAAGTACGCTATACTATTCACAGACCGACAGATGATGAGTACGCTGTGCGCCGATGAGCACATTCGATATTCCACCAGGGCTAAAATTGTCGTTGTACGTAAGCAGGAGTAGAGAGCAAAGTGAACTTTTGCTGGCTTAGGCGAACTTTTCGAATAAATATCATAACTAAGTAACTGGCGCTTCGAAGGTCGCTCTAGCGGTTTCACCTATTAGAATGGACCTGGGAAGCGTGGGTTGTACCGTGGAGCAGATGGGATGTGGGCGCCTTCCGCACGATAGCCATTCTCGTCGGCGATGTAGTTGATGGTGTAGACTACGCCATCTGGACCGGTGTACGAGTAAGATCCTTGCATGACCTGAGCCTCTCCAGGAGTTCCAGGGTTCTTCAGGAAGCCACGTTGATCGGCACGGATACCGTTGCTAGTTTCATAACTGTAGACGTAAGAGCCGTCTGGGTTGGGTTCGTAAACTTGATTCAGGATCACGGCACCAGCTTCAGGGCCACCGAATGGAACCGGCCGAATCGGGAGAGGACGAATCTGGGCAGAGGCAGCAGCGATGGCAGCAACGAGCACAATTACCTGTAAGACAAATTAGTTGAGATTTGTTAGCGAGGCTACCTCATTCCATTAGatgcgaacaaaaaaaaaagagatgtTGAAAGACGGCTGAGAAGTTCCCGTAAGGTGCGTTTTGcaatgaatattcaataaattgtTCGATTTTATTGGTGTGCCGGTGGCCCTTTCGAAGAAGACGCGTGTACGTATCGTTTAACTTGGGGCGAGATCAAAGTTCGATCGCATTGGATGCGATTAGTGTCTCGGGAATTGTCGTATTTTACGGTGACCAAGATGTGCAATTAGATAGAGGATGAATGcgtgtttttttatttggtGACTAGGAAGAAGCATGTTGATGTATAATGTATTATATCATTGATTGAACCTG includes:
- the LOC5564386 gene encoding cuticle protein CP14.6, with the protein product MKFVIVLVAAIAAASAQIRPLPIRPVPFGGPEAGAVILNQVYEPNPDGSYVYSYETSNGIRADQRGFLKNPGTPGEAQVMQGSYSYTGPDGVVYTINYIADENGYRAEGAHIPSAPRYNPRFPGPF